From Thalassotalea psychrophila:
ACTTTGTCAATTTGAGCAATAGTTGAATCACGTATATTTAATATCTCAGCTCTTTGATGACCCGCAGGTGGTCCTGAACTTGTACAAGCCCATAAAGTTAATATTAGAGATAAAACAATATACTTCATTTATAACCTTCAAATTTTAATAACTGTTATAAAATTTTAGCACTGCAGAAGATAAACCTTTCATGGCATTTCTGCATATAGCTCTTCCCTGAGTATTATAAACCTAAAACCATCCATGGTGGTTTGCAATCCTTCATCCTTGAAGTAAAACAGAAAATACGCCATTTTCAATAAGGATATTGTATATGCCGCGCTAACATGGATGTTAATGAGCGGTCCCTGGCATTTCTGTATATAGCTCTTCCCTGAGTATTACAAACCTAAAACCATCCATGGTGGTTTGCATTCCTTCATCCTTGAAGTAAAAAATGGTAACCATTTTCATGATCACCATTTCAATATTTCGATTAATCTTGAATTAATTTAATTCATCATTTTTAACGTATTTGGTGCCTTTAACAGTGGCTTGTAATGCTAAGCCAGTTTCAGTTAACTGGTATACCGTTATATCGCCAATAGTAACACCACCACCAACTTCACCACCTTTTTCATCAGCTTTAGCTGCAGCATCTGCTTCAGCGCCAAAAGCCCAACCTTCTTCAACAAACATATTCATCGACTTGGCAGTATTGAATACAAACACCGCTCTAAAGTCTTTAGCGCCTAGGCCGAAACCTAGACCACCTTCATACATATCCATATAGGTTTTAGCGCCAGTTTGATTATTATTTACCACACCATAACCACCACCAGCGGCAACAAAAATAAGATTAATTTGGGCATTACTAAACGTTGCATAACCTGGAGCAGACTTGATGTGGGCCATAGCCCCAGGGCTTGCCTTTTCTACGTCAGCAATTACTTGGTTATTCATAGCTGCAATTGCAGATTTTTGTTCGGCTGGTGTATCACCGGTAGCTGAACAAGCGGATAAAACTAGAGCGGTGAGTATTACAAATAATTTTTTCATCAACATTACCTTTTTATTATTACTTTAACCTTCAGCGAATTTATTAAATAACTCACTGAATTAACTAAACTTGTTAACTAGTATAGTTGTTAATCAGATGTTGTCTGTATGTAAATAGTGTTAATTTGTAAAAAAAGTGTAATTGGGGATATATATGAAGTTGGAGCCTAGGCAATACGGGGATTGCCTAGGGCTCTAATATTTACTAAAGTTTTAATTTATCAGTCAAAGTCGACTAAATTTCCTTTATCTTGCAACCATTCTTTTCGATCGCCAGCGCGCTTTTTCGATAACAACATGTCCATCAGTTCCATAGTTACATCAAAATCATCAACCGTAAGTTGTACTAAACGTCTGGTGTTTGGATCCATAGTGGTTTCACGAAGTTGTAATGGGTTCATTTCACCCAAACCTTTAAATCGTTGTACGTTAACTTTACCGCGCTTTTTCTCAGCTTCAATTCGGTCAAGCACGCCATCTTTTTCTTGCTCATCTAAGGCATAGTAAACTTCTTTTCCAATATCAATACGATATAAAGGTGGCATGGCAACAAATACATGACCAGCTTGCACTAATGGTAAAAAGTGCTGGGTGAATAAAGCACAAAGTAATGTGGCAATATGTAAACCATCGGAGTCGGCATCCGCTAAAATACAAATTTTTCCATATCTTAACGTTGATAAATCTTCCGAGTCAGGATCAATCCCTAAAGCAACAGAAATATCATGAATTTCTTGCGACGCTAAAATTTGCCCTGATTCGACCTCCCAAGAATTTAGGATTTTACCGCGTAAAGGCATAATCGCTTGAAAATCTCTATCACGAGCCTGTTTAGCACTACCGCCAGCAGAGTCACCTTCGACTAAAAATAATTCGGTACGTTCAGGCTCGGCAGAACCACAGTCGGTTAACTTTCCTGGTAAGGCTGGGCCTTGTGTTACTTTTTTACGAACTACCTTTTTACTAGCTCGCAATCGACGTTGCGCGTTCGATATACAAAATTCTGCAAGTGCTTCCGCAACTTCTGTATGTTCATTGAGCCATAAACTAAATGAATCTTTTACTACGCCCGAGACAAAGGCTGCACATTGACGTGATGATAAACGTTCTTTAGTTTGTCCTGCAAATTGCGGGTCTTGAATTTTTACCGAGAGGATATATGAACATTTATCCCAGATATCATCAGGGGTTAATTTTATACCGCGCGGAGTTAAGTTTCTAAATTCGCAAAACTCTCGCATAGAGTCGAGCAAGCCTTGACGCAATCCATTTACATGGGTACCACCTTGAATGGTAGGAATTAAGTTAACATAACTCTCACCAACACTTTCACCGCCTTCAGGTAACCAACACACAGCCCAATCTACAACTTCATGCTTCGATGAAAATGCGCCAATAAACGGTGAATCAGGTAAACAAATATTATCTTTTAGTGCTTCAACTAAGTAATCTTTTAAACCATTTTCATAACACCATTGATGTTTAGTGTTAGAGACTTTGTCATTAAATTTAATATTTAAGCCAGGACAAAGTACCGCTTTCGCTTTTAAAATATGAATAAGTTTAGAAACTGAGAATTTGTGCGAATCAAAATAACTGGCATCAGGCCAAAAACGAACTCTAGTACCGGTGTTGCGTTTACCAACCTCACCAACAACAGTTAAATCAGAAACTTTTTCGCCATGTTCAAAAGCCATCTCAAACACTTGTTGATTTCGCTTAACAGTAACTTCAACACGGTTAGATAATGCATTTACAACGGATATACCTACACCATGTAAACCACCAGAAAACTGATAGTTATCACCAGAGAATTTACCACCTGCGTGCAATCGGCAAAATATTAATTCAACGCCAGGTACACCTTCTTCAGGATGTATATCAGTAGGCATACCACGACCATCATCAATAACTTCTAATGATTGATCTTCGTGCAGGGTAACCTGAATATTTTGGGCATGGCCGGCTAATGCTTCGTCGACAGAGTTATCGATTACCTCTTGACCAAGATGGTTAGGACGTATGGTATCAGTGTACATTCCCGGACGGCGACGTACTGGATCTAAGCCACTTAATACTTCAATGGATTCGGAGTTATATTGATCAGTCATGAATTCTTCTAGTTATTTTATTTTCGATAACAACGTTTATATTTTTACTTTAGTTAACCATTTGAATCAAGTTAACTGTTCGGTTTATTTAGCTGAAAAAAATTAACAATATCGGGTAGCATTTTGCTAAAGTTAATAAAGCTATGATCGCCATCTTGTTGTACGCAAAGTTGGCTTTGCTGGTATTTATCAACTGCTTGTTGATAATCTAACACTTCATCACCTGTTTGTACCATAACTAAAAAGTTTTTTGCGTTAATTTTATCTATTTCAAATTTCTTTAAGTGCTGCATATGTTCAACAGTTACTCGATACACTTCATTGGTATATGGGTTGGTTTGCTCACCAAGAATATCTTCTAATAATTCATAAGGTTTTACTGCAGGATTTATCAGTACAGCTTTAAAATTGTATTTATCAGATAAGTAGGTTGCAAAATAACCGCCAAGAGATGAGCCAGTCAAATACCACTGGCATTGCAAATCTTCTTCAATAATATTGCTTAATTGCTTTATTGCAGCATTAGGATTTGATAATAATTGCGGACAAATAACCTCAACATTAGGAAAGTATTGTCGTATATATTGCTTTGTAATTTGTGCTTTTAGAGATTGTGGTGAGCTGTTAAAACCATGGATCACCAGTATTTTTTTCTTCATTTTAATTCTGCTAACTATTTATTTTGATAAATGATTAATGGAGGTTTCTATACGACCATTAGAAAACAACTTTAATAAACGATAACCAGGCCCTATATTTAACGCGGCAACACTATCAACTTTAGGGTCAAATTGAATAGACGTAGCAGGGCAAGTGTATAGTGGTGCAGAATGTAGATCATCTTCGGCTATATTTAAGCCTCGGTGTATGTGACCACAACAAATTGCTTTTATTGAGCTATTTTGGCTAACTGCTCGCCAAAATTCCATCTGATTTTTAAGACCATGTTTATCAATAAAGTAGTCAACATCAATAGCGTGATGATGCATGAAAATTAAGGTATTTTCACTTTCCGTACTGATATTTCGAATTCTATTTAGTTGTGTTTCGCTTACCAAACCTGCCGGAGTTGAACTTTTAGAATCGATTAACTGTAAGCACCAATCATTGATTATTATATTTTTGTCTTGTTGAATATTTTTTGCGGTTAGGTGCTCACTTAACAACTGAAATTCATCGTGATTTCCCGCTAACCAATAAACAGGACAACTAAGGTTGCTCTCAATAACAGCTTGGTTAAATAATTGATAAGATGCAACGCTATGATCTTGAGTTAGGTCTCCGGTAAAGATTGCAGCATGCAAATAATCTATATTAGCAAGCTGTGCAAGTACTCTAGATAAATTTGTAAAAACATTATGACCATAATGCATACCATCTTTTGTCGAAAACAAATGGCAATCAGAAAATTGGGCGATAGTTACATGATTCATGGATATTTTAGCTTTTATATTTTAATACTATTTTATTTTCACTTGTATATTAGCTTTACCTTCAGTTAAGCATAGGTGAAGCCATTCAGTGAGAAAGTGTTGAGTTTGCTGCTTTTCATCAGGTAAGTGCATTTCCTGATTGGGGTAATCATATCGAGGTTTAATTTGTTTAATATATTGGTTTTCTATGACTTCAGCTAGACGAGCATCATGATAAATGCGTATCGTCATGCTTGGCTTTGGCAAGTGTACTTTGCTAGATAAAGATTCGGCTTGGCTAATAAGCTGTTTAAACTCGACTAAATGGGTATATTTAGTTTTCTCTATGATAGCTACTTTATATTCAAGTACATCGGTGATAAAAAAATATCGCTCATCAGAAACCTCATCTATATCCCCTAATAAGCGGGTTAATAGCATATAGTTTTTCTCAAACGATTGATCAAGCCCTTTTAAACTGGGGCGATATTTAGCCATTTATATAGATATCCAATAATTTATACTGATAATAAATTTAAACGAGCAGCTTATGATTTAATGCCAGCCACTGTAACCCGATAATTGTTGATGCATTATTGATTTTACCATCATTTAATAAATAAAGGGCTTCATCTAAAGTCATTAAATGTGACTTTATATCCTCATTTTCTTCTTCAAGACCTGAAATCGTTCCGTTAACTACATTAGAAAGATCCATTAAAGCTACATACATGTATAATTTTTCACTTGTCCCCCCCGGGCTTGACAAGTAATTCATGACATGGCGCAATTGGCTTTTATCAACAGTAAGGTTTGCTTCTTCTTCTGCTTCTCTAATAGCTACATCTATTGGGCTTTCATTTTCGGCAAACATACCGGCAATAAATTCAAAACACCAAGGGCAAGGCTCAGTTCGAATTGCACCAGGGCGAAATTGTTCTATTAATAATAATTTTTTGTTAACCGAATCGTACGGAATTAACACAACAGCATCACCACGTTCAAAAACTTCCCTAGAAATTAAATTTCCCCACTGTTCATTAAATAATCTATGTTTAATTTGATATTGATCAATACGAAAAAAGCCCTGGTACTTAATATCGCGTGCCTTAACGGTGACATCGTCAGAACAATATTGTGTAATTTTGTAACTTTTACGCATATTTTGTAATACTCTTTAGCTATAACAATGTGTTACAAAAAAATTCTGTTACACTTTAGTCAAGGTGAATTGATTTATTATTGTTCAGCATAGCATTAAAAACCGCTACACTAACTAGCAAATATAACGCAGTTTGTGTAACTAATGGAAAAGAAACTCATGACAAACAAACTTAACTCTTTATTTGTTGGTGTTGTGTTAGCTAGTACTAGTTCAGTAGTAGCCGCGCAAGATTTACAAGAAATATACCAGTTAGCACTACAAAATGATCCAACGTCATTAAAAGCTGAAGCTCAGTTTAAATCGGCGCAAGAGATAATTGAACAATCTCGTTCAGTGTTAATGCCACAATTAAATGCTATTGCCTCTTTCGGCACACAAGAAGTTGAAATTGATGGTACAACATTCCAAGACTCTGAAACCACTAGAGTTGCTTTAAACTTGAATATGCAACTTTATCATCACAATAGCTGGTTAGGTTTAGATACGGCGAAAAAACGTGCGCACCAAAGTGATATCAACTATCAGTTTGTTAAACAACAATTGATCACTCGCGTAACCGAAGCCTACTTTAATGTATTAGCCGCTTATGATGGATTAGACTTTGCCCAAGCGGAAAAGAAAGCCATTGAACGTCAATTAGAACAAACTAAACAACGATTTTCTGTTGGCTTAACTGCTATCACCGATGTTCATGAAGCACAGGCTCAATTTGATAACTCTATTGCTGAAGAAATTCGCGCGCAAAACTCGGTTTATACCACAGAAGAAATTCTTCGTGAAATCACTGGCTCTTACCCAAGAGATTTAAACGTGTTAAACACCGAACGTTTTAGTGCCGTTATGCCAACGCCAAGCACGGCTAATGACTGGCAAAAAATGGCGGAAGCAAAGAACTTACAATTAATTTCACAAAAAATTAGCATGGATATATCAAAAGAAGCCATTGATATCGAAAGTGCCGGTCATTTACCGACTCTTAGCTTAACCGCAAGTATTGGTCAAAGTGATATTGATGATGATTACGCAGCATTAACCTCTTATGAGCAAGATGATCAATCAATCGGTATTCAATTAAATGTACCAATTTATTCTGGTGGCAACACCAGTTCAAAAGTTCGTGCTGCTCAACATGACTACGTAGCCGCAAGTCAAGATATGCAGATTACTTATCGTGGTATAGTGCGTGAATCTCGTAATTCATACAATACTATCGTTGCAACAATTTCAGGTGTTAAAGCGTTTGAGCAGTCGGTAATTTCAGCTGAAAGTGCGTTAAAAGCAACTGAAGCAGGTTTTGAAGTTGGTACTCGTACTATTGTTGACGTATTAGAAAGCACGCGTAACTTATATAATGCTAAGCGTAATCTATCGACTACTCGTTACCAATACATTACTAACATGCTGCGTTTAAAAGAAGCTGCGGGTACAATTTCAGAGCAAGATATTGCTGCAATCAACCAAGGTTTATCGGTAGCACAATAACTTTACTAAAGTTTTTAAAGAAGAAAGGCGACTCTAGAGTCGCTTTTTTGTTGTTCTGAACTTGATTAGCTCGAATTTATTTGAACGTTATATAGAGACCCTGAAACGAGTTCAGGGCTAACCTCGTTCCTAAACCTTAAGACCCTGAAACGAGTTCAGGGCTAGCCTCGTTCCTCGGCTAGTCTTCTAAACGGATAGTATTAATTATTTCGGTGGTTGAGATACCTTCTTCAAAGTTAAGCACTTGTACTTCTCCGCCAGCAGCTATAACTTCTTTACCGCCAGCAATATCTTCAACTTTATAATCACCGCCTTTAACCAAAATGTTTGGTAATAAGTTGGCAATTAATCGTTGTGGTGTGTCTTCTGAAAAATTTACCACCCAATCAACTGCACCTAAGCCCGCTAAAACAGCCATACGCCTGTCCATCGGATTCACCGGACGTCCACTTCCTTTTAGGCGCTTAACCGAGTCATCGTCATTAATAGCAACAATTAATCTATCACCTAATTTACCAGCATGGCTTAAATAAGAAACATGGCCCGCATGTAAAATATCAAAGCAACCATTAGTCATAACCACTTTTTCACCACGCTGCTTGGCTTGTGTGATCATTATTTTTAATTGCTCTTCACTTACCACACCTGAACCACTTTCTTGACCTGAGGAAATCGCTTGGGCTATCTCAACTTCACTAACGGTTGATGTACCAATTTTACCAACCACTACACCGGCAGCAATATTAGCTAACGCGCTAGCTTCACTAAAAGAAGAACCCGCGGCAATGGACAAGGCTAATGTAGCGATAACAGTATCGCCAGCACCGGTAACATCGTAGACTTCCTGTGCTTGCGTAGGTAAATGTAACTCTTCTTCATTTGCTCTAATTAAAGTCATACCATGTTCTGAACGAGTTACTAACAATGCTTGCAAATCAAGTTCAGCAAGCAACTTTTGTCCTTTTGCTACTAACTCAGTTTCATCCTTACAAGGTCCAACGACTCCTTCAAACTCAGATAAGTTTGGTGTGATCAAAGTTGCACCTTTATATTTTGAAAAATCAGAGCCTTTTGGATCAACCAGAACTGGTATATCGTTTTTCTTTGCTAAGGCAATTATTTCACTTACGTTGGATAACGTGCCTTTATCGTAATCAGATAACAATAGCAGGTGATGCTGCATGATGTTTTGCTCTACTAAATTATTAAGTTCAGTTTTATCTAAATGATGAAGTGATTCTTCAAAGTCTAAACGAAGTAATTGTTGATTACGGCTTAATACTCTTAACTTAGTAATAGTGGGAACATCAATGCTACGAGAAAATTTACAAATAACATCCATCGCGGATAAATTAGTATCTAAGCTTTCGGCAACATCATCATCACCAGTAAGCCCCGAAAGCGTTACTTGCCCACCAAGGCTGGCAATATTTAATGCCACGTTGGCAGCACCGCCGGGTCTATCCTCATGATTATTAATCTTAACCACAGGTACTGGCGCTTCAGGTGAAATTCTACCTGTAGAACCAGACCAGTAACGGTCTAACATTACGTCACCAACGACTAGAACTCTGGCTTGATTAAAATTTGGGATATCTACTTTCATACTGGTTTCCAAAATGGATATAATAGCTGAATATACAGAATACTAGCTCGATACTTCAACTGACGCCTAGACAGGCAATTATTTGTGTTATTGAGTATAGTGTAACATAAGCTTTTCAGTGAGTTGATGAAACCTTGAGCAAAAACAAAGTTATACAAGAAAAATTTAAACTTAGCTTCCTATTGCCAAAATATTGGCTGACTTGGTGTGGCGTTTTAATTTTATACACCATTTCCTGGTTACCTTATAGAATGCAACTTGCCATGGGCCGTATTGTTGGCCGCTTAATGATGAAGGTTAGTGGCACACGATTAAAAGTAGCCAAGAAAAATATAGATGTTTGTTTCCCACAACTTTCTGAACAAGAACGTCTGATAATGCTTAAAAAGAATTTTGAAAATACTGGTATTGGCTTATTTGAAACAGGTATGGGCTGGTGGTGGCCAGATTGGCGGGTTAAACGAAAAATTAATGTTTCCGGTTTAGAGCATTTGGAACAAGCAAAAGCTGATGGCAGCGGCATATTATTGCTTACGTTGCATTACCTAAGCTTAGAATTTTCAGGACGTGCAACTGGTCATGTTCATCCAACCGTAGCTTTTTATCGTCCCAACCATAATGAATTAATGGAGTATTTTCAGCATAGCGGTCGTTCCCGTTCTAACAAATACATGATCGACAAAACTGACGTTAAAGGCATGATAAAAGCGCTTCGAGCAAAAGAGACTTGTGTTTATTTACCCGACCAAGATTACGGCCGAAAACGTTCCATTTTTGTACCTTTTTTTAATGTAGAGCACACAGCCTCAACTATTGGAACTATGTTGTTCGCTAAAGTTAAAAATGTAAAAACGGTAATGTTGATCCCTAGACGTTTACCTGATGATAGTGGCTATATTCTTGAATTTTTACCGGCACTTGAAAACTTTCCAAGTGGTAATGATGAACAAGATATTATCAAAATAAATCAGCTCGTAGAACAGGCTATTATGCGCGAGCCAGATCAATACATGTGGCTGCATCGTAGATTTAAAACCCGGCCGAATAAAACTGATCCTAAGTTTTACGATTAAAAACAACTAGGGTCAGAGTCAAATTATTTAATTTAAAAAGGGGTCAGTACCCTTTACTACTTAAACTAGTAAAGGGTACTGACCCCTTTTTATTTATTTTTGTGCTGAAATTAATTCATATGCGGCTTGAATGTCTTGTGCTTTTTGTTTCGCATCTTCCATCAACTCTGGCGGTAAACCTTTGGCAACAAGTTTATCGGGGTGATGCTGAGACATTAATTTTCGATAGGCCTTTTTAATCTCTTTATGATCTGTATTAGCGGTAACACCCAGTATTTTGTAAGCATTTTCCAGTTGACTTTTCGCTTGCTGAGGGGTTTGATTCCCCCCTTGATGGAACTGCTCACCTGCAACAATTCTATCTAACAGAAAGTCTAACTCACGAGCCGATATACCTAAACTTCTCGCTATCTTGTGGAGAATTTGGCGTTCTTTAGGATGCAGTTCTCCGTCAGCAAATGCAGCCTGAATTTGAATTTCAATAAACATTTGCAATAAATCATGTCGACCAAAACAAGAGCTTTTTAGTTGTCTTAATTGCTTGTCTAACTCAAAAAATTCCTGCTTACCTTCATTAAACGCCTGCCTGGCAATCGTTTGGGTATCTTGATTTAACCCCCAACGTTTCATCGCGCCGTTGGCAAAGGCAATTTCGTCTTCTGTGACCCGCCCACTTGCTTTAGTTATGTGGCCCATTACCGAAAAAGTAGCCTTAAAAAAAGCATTTTGACGATCACTGTCATTTTGTTTATTAAAGGCATTGAAGTCCATGCTCATACCTTGGTCAAATTTATGGCCTATCCATAAACCAAATATTGCACCAAAAGGTCCGCCAGCAAAAAAGCCTAGCGCAAAGCCTAAAATTTTTCCCCCAATTTGCATATTACTTTTCCATAACTTGTTTATTAATTTGTGTCAGTCGCTCTGGTGTTCCAACATCACTCCATAAGCCTGAATATAAGCTGCCGCTAATATCATCATTTTTCATCGCAGCAATTAAGATGGGTGCTAATGGCGCTTTTTCAATCTTCAAATCAGTAAATAATTTAGGCTGATAAAGTCCAATACCGGAATATGTGTATTTATTGTTAAATTCTTCGCCCCACTTTAACTTGTCATTGTTAAAGGCAAAATCTC
This genomic window contains:
- a CDS encoding lipid-binding SYLF domain-containing protein, with translation MLMKKLFVILTALVLSACSATGDTPAEQKSAIAAMNNQVIADVEKASPGAMAHIKSAPGYATFSNAQINLIFVAAGGGYGVVNNNQTGAKTYMDMYEGGLGFGLGAKDFRAVFVFNTAKSMNMFVEEGWAFGAEADAAAKADEKGGEVGGGVTIGDITVYQLTETGLALQATVKGTKYVKNDELN
- the tolC gene encoding outer membrane channel protein TolC, encoding MTNKLNSLFVGVVLASTSSVVAAQDLQEIYQLALQNDPTSLKAEAQFKSAQEIIEQSRSVLMPQLNAIASFGTQEVEIDGTTFQDSETTRVALNLNMQLYHHNSWLGLDTAKKRAHQSDINYQFVKQQLITRVTEAYFNVLAAYDGLDFAQAEKKAIERQLEQTKQRFSVGLTAITDVHEAQAQFDNSIAEEIRAQNSVYTTEEILREITGSYPRDLNVLNTERFSAVMPTPSTANDWQKMAEAKNLQLISQKISMDISKEAIDIESAGHLPTLSLTASIGQSDIDDDYAALTSYEQDDQSIGIQLNVPIYSGGNTSSKVRAAQHDYVAASQDMQITYRGIVRESRNSYNTIVATISGVKAFEQSVISAESALKATEAGFEVGTRTIVDVLESTRNLYNAKRNLSTTRYQYITNMLRLKEAAGTISEQDIAAINQGLSVAQ
- a CDS encoding NUDIX domain-containing protein, yielding MRKSYKITQYCSDDVTVKARDIKYQGFFRIDQYQIKHRLFNEQWGNLISREVFERGDAVVLIPYDSVNKKLLLIEQFRPGAIRTEPCPWCFEFIAGMFAENESPIDVAIREAEEEANLTVDKSQLRHVMNYLSSPGGTSEKLYMYVALMDLSNVVNGTISGLEEENEDIKSHLMTLDEALYLLNDGKINNASTIIGLQWLALNHKLLV
- a CDS encoding YqiA/YcfP family alpha/beta fold hydrolase, with the translated sequence MKKKILVIHGFNSSPQSLKAQITKQYIRQYFPNVEVICPQLLSNPNAAIKQLSNIIEEDLQCQWYLTGSSLGGYFATYLSDKYNFKAVLINPAVKPYELLEDILGEQTNPYTNEVYRVTVEHMQHLKKFEIDKINAKNFLVMVQTGDEVLDYQQAVDKYQQSQLCVQQDGDHSFINFSKMLPDIVNFFQLNKPNS
- the lpxL gene encoding LpxL/LpxP family Kdo(2)-lipid IV(A) lauroyl/palmitoleoyl acyltransferase, whose translation is MSKNKVIQEKFKLSFLLPKYWLTWCGVLILYTISWLPYRMQLAMGRIVGRLMMKVSGTRLKVAKKNIDVCFPQLSEQERLIMLKKNFENTGIGLFETGMGWWWPDWRVKRKINVSGLEHLEQAKADGSGILLLTLHYLSLEFSGRATGHVHPTVAFYRPNHNELMEYFQHSGRSRSNKYMIDKTDVKGMIKALRAKETCVYLPDQDYGRKRSIFVPFFNVEHTASTIGTMLFAKVKNVKTVMLIPRRLPDDSGYILEFLPALENFPSGNDEQDIIKINQLVEQAIMREPDQYMWLHRRFKTRPNKTDPKFYD
- the hldE gene encoding bifunctional D-glycero-beta-D-manno-heptose-7-phosphate kinase/D-glycero-beta-D-manno-heptose 1-phosphate adenylyltransferase HldE translates to MKVDIPNFNQARVLVVGDVMLDRYWSGSTGRISPEAPVPVVKINNHEDRPGGAANVALNIASLGGQVTLSGLTGDDDVAESLDTNLSAMDVICKFSRSIDVPTITKLRVLSRNQQLLRLDFEESLHHLDKTELNNLVEQNIMQHHLLLLSDYDKGTLSNVSEIIALAKKNDIPVLVDPKGSDFSKYKGATLITPNLSEFEGVVGPCKDETELVAKGQKLLAELDLQALLVTRSEHGMTLIRANEEELHLPTQAQEVYDVTGAGDTVIATLALSIAAGSSFSEASALANIAAGVVVGKIGTSTVSEVEIAQAISSGQESGSGVVSEEQLKIMITQAKQRGEKVVMTNGCFDILHAGHVSYLSHAGKLGDRLIVAINDDDSVKRLKGSGRPVNPMDRRMAVLAGLGAVDWVVNFSEDTPQRLIANLLPNILVKGGDYKVEDIAGGKEVIAAGGEVQVLNFEEGISTTEIINTIRLED
- the djlA gene encoding co-chaperone DjlA: MQIGGKILGFALGFFAGGPFGAIFGLWIGHKFDQGMSMDFNAFNKQNDSDRQNAFFKATFSVMGHITKASGRVTEDEIAFANGAMKRWGLNQDTQTIARQAFNEGKQEFFELDKQLRQLKSSCFGRHDLLQMFIEIQIQAAFADGELHPKERQILHKIARSLGISARELDFLLDRIVAGEQFHQGGNQTPQQAKSQLENAYKILGVTANTDHKEIKKAYRKLMSQHHPDKLVAKGLPPELMEDAKQKAQDIQAAYELISAQK
- a CDS encoding metallophosphoesterase; this translates as MNHVTIAQFSDCHLFSTKDGMHYGHNVFTNLSRVLAQLANIDYLHAAIFTGDLTQDHSVASYQLFNQAVIESNLSCPVYWLAGNHDEFQLLSEHLTAKNIQQDKNIIINDWCLQLIDSKSSTPAGLVSETQLNRIRNISTESENTLIFMHHHAIDVDYFIDKHGLKNQMEFWRAVSQNSSIKAICCGHIHRGLNIAEDDLHSAPLYTCPATSIQFDPKVDSVAALNIGPGYRLLKLFSNGRIETSINHLSK
- a CDS encoding DUF1249 domain-containing protein, encoding MAKYRPSLKGLDQSFEKNYMLLTRLLGDIDEVSDERYFFITDVLEYKVAIIEKTKYTHLVEFKQLISQAESLSSKVHLPKPSMTIRIYHDARLAEVIENQYIKQIKPRYDYPNQEMHLPDEKQQTQHFLTEWLHLCLTEGKANIQVKIK
- the parE gene encoding DNA topoisomerase IV subunit B codes for the protein MTDQYNSESIEVLSGLDPVRRRPGMYTDTIRPNHLGQEVIDNSVDEALAGHAQNIQVTLHEDQSLEVIDDGRGMPTDIHPEEGVPGVELIFCRLHAGGKFSGDNYQFSGGLHGVGISVVNALSNRVEVTVKRNQQVFEMAFEHGEKVSDLTVVGEVGKRNTGTRVRFWPDASYFDSHKFSVSKLIHILKAKAVLCPGLNIKFNDKVSNTKHQWCYENGLKDYLVEALKDNICLPDSPFIGAFSSKHEVVDWAVCWLPEGGESVGESYVNLIPTIQGGTHVNGLRQGLLDSMREFCEFRNLTPRGIKLTPDDIWDKCSYILSVKIQDPQFAGQTKERLSSRQCAAFVSGVVKDSFSLWLNEHTEVAEALAEFCISNAQRRLRASKKVVRKKVTQGPALPGKLTDCGSAEPERTELFLVEGDSAGGSAKQARDRDFQAIMPLRGKILNSWEVESGQILASQEIHDISVALGIDPDSEDLSTLRYGKICILADADSDGLHIATLLCALFTQHFLPLVQAGHVFVAMPPLYRIDIGKEVYYALDEQEKDGVLDRIEAEKKRGKVNVQRFKGLGEMNPLQLRETTMDPNTRRLVQLTVDDFDVTMELMDMLLSKKRAGDRKEWLQDKGNLVDFD